The genome window aataataataatctaaagcttaaaataataaaatataaaaatagttcttAATTATATGAAACATTTTATCTTACCAGCTGAATGCAAGTCGGAATGCATAAAATTCCATCTATTGTCAATAATCTTTTCATACTCTATGAAATATCGACAATTTTGTTGAATTGCTCGTTTAGCCCTATCAACAGCGTCATAAATAAAGCCCATCGTTGGTTTTTCATCGCTCTCCACAAGTCTCAATACTCTTACTAAGGGCTCATAAACTTTTATGAGGTCATTGGCTTTTTTCCAAAAACCTTttcccaaaacaatttttttggcTTCATAAGCAGGCCCTGACTTTTGCTTTCCCcattttgattctttaaattcctatatattcataagaaaaattttaaaataatataatttaaattatttggaacTAATAAAATCACTAAAGGTTactatatttaagtaattatattaactaattataaaatactgacctttaaattaaacatttctctcaaaccTTGCTTTTGTCTTGTTATCTCTTCAAGTTGAATGAAATGAGTTGCAAATCGAGTAAGAGCAGGTCGAAGTATTTGTTTCCACGGTGTATACTTCTTCATCAAATCAACAGTCCAAATGTGATTGTATATAAAGCAAGTCACTTTCTTTTCCTCATCTAACACTTTTGCTACACGGGCTTTTTCCCAATATCTTCAAGGCATAAATCTAAGCAATGAAATGCACATGAGGTCCAATATAGATGTTGTCTtttcaacattaattttttcaatgaCTTTCATTCTTTGCCTCATTATCGATCACTATTTGGACAATGTAATTTTCTCCAATTTCTTCTACAACTGAATCTAACAAGCGGTAGTAGAATTGACATCTCTACTACGGACACTTGAGACATCTACCGATTTCCAAAAATGGTTCCTTCTTgcaataaacaagaaaattaatgaTGTGCATTTGATTCAAACTGTTGGTCCAACCATCACACATTAGAGTTGCACCCAATTCTTTCCAATAAGTCTTTAGTACATTTACCCAATCATGAACTCGTTGATACTCGACTCCAAATACACATCGAAACCTCATAAGGTGTTGGGAGCTTTACACCTTGTCCAATTTCTGTTGCCACTTGAATTAAGTTATACAACCATGGAGAGCTTGCTAATTGAAAAGGAAGtctttcatatattataaatttagataCCGCTTCACCTATCTTCCTTCGAAAACTCTTTAAAAAAGAGTCATTGACCTTTGGTTGCTTTGAACTTTTGCTTCTAACCAATTCAGGTATAGCTCCCCTTAAGGTAAACTCAGACTCACCTGGAATAGATTTACTTGTTCTTTCTCTATTATGTTCTCTAGCTGATCCATGAGAAGATCGCCCTTCTTTATAAATGTTATCCCAACCACCAGTACTTCGTCTGAATTCTTCCCTTCTATGCCACTCGTGTTGTGATTGGATACTTTCTCGAGTTGCTTGCCTTATAGCAGAAACCTCATCAATGAATCCCTCGTGCTCATCCTCATCTTCTGTTAATTGAGATAAGAATTCatcttttctcctct of Gossypium raimondii isolate GPD5lz chromosome 3, ASM2569854v1, whole genome shotgun sequence contains these proteins:
- the LOC105796019 gene encoding uncharacterized protein LOC105796019 isoform X1; the encoded protein is MKKYTPWKQILRPALTRFATHFIQLEEITRQKQGLREMFNLKEFKESKWGKQKSGPAYEAKKIVLGKGFWKKANDLIKVYEPLVRVLRLVESDEKPTMGFIYDAVDRAKRAIQQNCRYFIEYEKIIDNRWNFMHSDLHSAGYFLNPQFQFGVEHSENVLIETLEGTRSVIERLEPSMDTQVRMVNQVRFNYYYL
- the LOC105796019 gene encoding uncharacterized protein LOC105796019 isoform X2 — translated: MKKYTPWKQILRPALTRFATHFIQLEEITRQKQGLREMFNLKEFKESKWGKQKSGPAYEAKKIVLGKGFWKKANDLIKVYEPLVRVLRLVESDEKPTMGFIYDAVDRAKRAIQQNCRYFIEYEKIIDNRWNFMHSDLHSAGYFLNPQFQFGVEHSENVLIETLEVVTI
- the LOC105796019 gene encoding uncharacterized protein LOC105796019 isoform X3, coding for MKKYTPWKQILRPALTRFATHFIQLEEITRQKQGLREMFNLKEFKESKWGKQKSGPAYEAKKIVLGKGFWKKANDLIKVYEPLVRVLRLVESDEKPTMGFIYDAVDRAKRAIQQNCRYFIEYEKIIDNRWNFMHSDLHSAVVTI